One region of Primulina tabacum isolate GXHZ01 chromosome 1, ASM2559414v2, whole genome shotgun sequence genomic DNA includes:
- the LOC142541998 gene encoding uncharacterized protein LOC142541998 isoform X2 — protein sequence MHWNHNKMTRSSMRKRQPNRRGRTVMKEVHALHHDDLLHVTFNERGQPFGDLQPVLANYVGTIARNGVLLPLDYLDWRKVPKHRLEEAWKLVIARFIISDQHQDFVMQMMGVAWRRWRTEVKATSYDSNIPLEELVSIRPIPHGLATEVWEGLCAYWKATEKSSKINRENGKNKKGTHAQGRTSIPSLEDKFLKENGRKPTRIEIMHLSRRSKKKGGAPVDAEVIRYENLLDEAVQTRLQDMPEGTQAIEVHEDAFRDVFGTEHSGRVRCLGAGALPSQVFPEQCRRSSFYNRQNYHSTLEMTNKFKEMQEQMKKDMEMRESQLRAEMEVQKAQLQTEMEKMRQMQDQFESFTRVMQSMIPGGSSWHELLPTQMATVMTNIIQKPIYATSNERENDGRTPPEESSGD from the exons ATGCACTGGAATCACAACAAGATGACGAGGAGTTCCATGAGGAAG AGGCAGCCGAATAGACGTGGGAGAACTGTAATGAAGGAGGTTCATGCATTGCATCATGATGATTTGTTACATGTAACGTTTAATGAAAGAGGCCAACCTTTTGGAGATTTACAACCGGTACTGGCAAATTATGTGGGGACAATAGCTCGGAATGGAGTTTTGTTGCCCCTTGATTATTTAGACTGGAGAAAAGTTCCAAAGCATCGGTTGGAGGAGGCATGGAAACTTGTTATT gCACGATTCATAATCTCCGATCAACATCAAGATTTTGTGATGCAAATGATGGGGGTTGCATGGAGGCGATGGAGGACCGAAGTTAAAGCTACATCTTATGACTCCAATATCCCATTAGAGGAGCTTGTGTCCATTCGCCCTATTCCTCATGGGTTGGCAACAGAAGTTTGGGAAGGATTATGTGCGTACTGGAAGGCTACTGAG aAAAGTTCTAAAATAAATcgagaaaatggaaaaaataaaaaaggaacTCATGCACAGGGACGAACGAGTATCCCTTCTCTGGAAGACAAATTT TTAAAAGAGAATGGTAGGAAGCCGACTCGCATCGAAATAATGCATTTGAGTCGGAGAAGTAAAAAGAAAGGAGGTGCTCCAGTTGATGCTGAAGTCATACGCTATGAG AATTTGTTGGATGAGGCTGTTCAAACTCGCTTACAAGACATGCCTGAGGGGACACAAGCAATAGAAGTGCATGAGGATGCATTTCG TGATGTATTTGGAACCGAGCATTCTGGCCGAGTTCGATGTCTGGGAGCAGGAGCACTGCCTAGCCAAGTCTTCCCTGAACAATGCAGGCGAAGCTCATTCTACAATAGGCAAAACTATCATTCTACTTTGGAGATGACAAATAAATTCAAAGAAATGCAAGAACAAATGAAGAAAGATATGGAGATGCGTGAATCGCAGTTGCGAGCAGAAATGGAGGTGCAAAAAGCACAACTCCAGACAGAAATGGAGAAAATGAGACAAATGCAAGATCAATTCGAAAGTTTTACACGTGTTATGCAGAGTATGATACCTGGAGGGTCTAGTTGGCATGAATTGTTACCAACACAG ATGGCAACTGTAATGACAAACATCATTCAGAAACCCATTTATGCCACATCCAATGAAAGAGAAAATGATGGCAGAACTCCTCCAGAAGAATCATCTGGTGATTAG
- the LOC142541998 gene encoding uncharacterized protein LOC142541998 isoform X1, protein MANKRLQKLIKNIRKRSRGQESNNRCDDEVGSQDITSHSPPETQNNALESQQDDEEFHEEGENEVLPSQRQPNRRGRTVMKEVHALHHDDLLHVTFNERGQPFGDLQPVLANYVGTIARNGVLLPLDYLDWRKVPKHRLEEAWKLVIARFIISDQHQDFVMQMMGVAWRRWRTEVKATSYDSNIPLEELVSIRPIPHGLATEVWEGLCAYWKATEKSSKINRENGKNKKGTHAQGRTSIPSLEDKFLKENGRKPTRIEIMHLSRRSKKKGGAPVDAEVIRYENLLDEAVQTRLQDMPEGTQAIEVHEDAFRDVFGTEHSGRVRCLGAGALPSQVFPEQCRRSSFYNRQNYHSTLEMTNKFKEMQEQMKKDMEMRESQLRAEMEVQKAQLQTEMEKMRQMQDQFESFTRVMQSMIPGGSSWHELLPTQMATVMTNIIQKPIYATSNERENDGRTPPEESSGD, encoded by the exons ATGGCAAACAAAAGACTTCAGAAGTTGATTAAGAATATCAGAAAGCGGTCTAGGGGACAAGAATCAAATAACAGGTGTGATGATGAAGTTGGATCACAAGACATAACATCACATTCACCACCGGAGACCCAAAACAATGCACTGGAATCACAACAAGATGACGAGGAGTTCCATGAGGAAG gCGAAAATGAAGTGTTGCCTTCGCAGAGGCAGCCGAATAGACGTGGGAGAACTGTAATGAAGGAGGTTCATGCATTGCATCATGATGATTTGTTACATGTAACGTTTAATGAAAGAGGCCAACCTTTTGGAGATTTACAACCGGTACTGGCAAATTATGTGGGGACAATAGCTCGGAATGGAGTTTTGTTGCCCCTTGATTATTTAGACTGGAGAAAAGTTCCAAAGCATCGGTTGGAGGAGGCATGGAAACTTGTTATT gCACGATTCATAATCTCCGATCAACATCAAGATTTTGTGATGCAAATGATGGGGGTTGCATGGAGGCGATGGAGGACCGAAGTTAAAGCTACATCTTATGACTCCAATATCCCATTAGAGGAGCTTGTGTCCATTCGCCCTATTCCTCATGGGTTGGCAACAGAAGTTTGGGAAGGATTATGTGCGTACTGGAAGGCTACTGAG aAAAGTTCTAAAATAAATcgagaaaatggaaaaaataaaaaaggaacTCATGCACAGGGACGAACGAGTATCCCTTCTCTGGAAGACAAATTT TTAAAAGAGAATGGTAGGAAGCCGACTCGCATCGAAATAATGCATTTGAGTCGGAGAAGTAAAAAGAAAGGAGGTGCTCCAGTTGATGCTGAAGTCATACGCTATGAG AATTTGTTGGATGAGGCTGTTCAAACTCGCTTACAAGACATGCCTGAGGGGACACAAGCAATAGAAGTGCATGAGGATGCATTTCG TGATGTATTTGGAACCGAGCATTCTGGCCGAGTTCGATGTCTGGGAGCAGGAGCACTGCCTAGCCAAGTCTTCCCTGAACAATGCAGGCGAAGCTCATTCTACAATAGGCAAAACTATCATTCTACTTTGGAGATGACAAATAAATTCAAAGAAATGCAAGAACAAATGAAGAAAGATATGGAGATGCGTGAATCGCAGTTGCGAGCAGAAATGGAGGTGCAAAAAGCACAACTCCAGACAGAAATGGAGAAAATGAGACAAATGCAAGATCAATTCGAAAGTTTTACACGTGTTATGCAGAGTATGATACCTGGAGGGTCTAGTTGGCATGAATTGTTACCAACACAG ATGGCAACTGTAATGACAAACATCATTCAGAAACCCATTTATGCCACATCCAATGAAAGAGAAAATGATGGCAGAACTCCTCCAGAAGAATCATCTGGTGATTAG